ACACTATAATAACCGCGGACTGGAATTTTTAGACCTTATTCAGGAAGGCAATACAGGATTGATGCGCGCCGTAGAAAAATATGATTACCGTAAGGGCTATAAATTCAGCACTTACGCTACCTGGTGGATTCGTCAGGCAATTACCAGAGCCATTGCTGACCAGGCAAGAACTATCCGCATTCCTGTGCATATGATTGAATCCATCAATAAAATTAACAGAACCAGCAGACGCCTGATGCAAAAACTGGGGCGCGAACCCTACCCCGAAGAAATTTCCGAAGTGCTGGATATCCCTGTGGAAAAAATTAAGAACATTATGTCAATCAGTAAAGAACCTGTCTCTTTGGATAAGCCCATCGGACACGATAGCGAAGATAGCATCCTGGGCGATTTTATTGAGGATAGGACAATTATTTCTCCGGAACGAATGGCAGAACGCTCACTCCTGAAAAAACAGGTGGATGAAGTTCTGAAAACATTAACTCCAAGAGAAGAAAGAGTTATTCGCCTCCGTTTTGGTATTGATGACGGCTATCATAGAACGCTGGAAGAAGTGGGCAGTATTTTTCAGGTTACCCGGGAACGCATTCGCCAGATTGAAGATAAGGCACTGAAGAAACTTCGCCATCCTTCCCGAGCGGCAATTTTACAGCAGTTTTTGGATAACTTCCATGTAAAATAGGGTAACAGGAGGATGCCTTTCCGGAAGGTTGACCTCCCGGTCAACCTCCTCTTGCACTCTATTTCTTTACAGAAAGGCACCCGGTAACGGCAAAACAGGGATTCCCCAAGAGAACGACAGGATGTTGTTCTTCCGATTTGTGGAGACGGAGGATGTCTTTTCCGGAAGGTTGACCTCCTGGTCAACCTCCTCTTGCACTCTATTTCTTTACAGAAAGGCATCCGGTAACGAAAAAACAGAGGTTACCAAAGAGAACGACAGGATGTCGTTCTTCCGATTTGTGGAGACAGAGGATGTCTTTTCCGGAAGGTTGACCTCCCGGTCAACCTCCTTTTGCACTCTCGTTCGTTACAGAAAGGAACTCGGTAACGGAAAAACAGGGGTCACCAAAGAGAACGACAAGATGTCGTTCTGCCGATTTGTGGAGCCGGAGGATGCCTTTCCCTGAAGGTTGACCTCCCGGTCAACCTCCTTTTGCACTCTCTTTCTTTACAGAAAGGCACCCTGTAACGAACAAACAGAGGTTACCCAAGAGAACGACAAGATGCCGTTCTTCCGTAAAGAATTGTGATTTTACTCCATATATTTTAGTAAAGTAGTTAGCAAACGGACGCCGGATCCGGTTGCACCGAAAGGAAAAATTCCCGTTTCCTTATCCACAAAGGCAGTTCCGGCAATATCAATGTGCAGCCAGGGTTTATCCTGAACAAATTCTTTTAAGAACAGACCTGCGGTAATAGCTCCGGCAAAGGGACCTCCGGAATTTTTCAGATCGGCTATTTCGGATTTCAGCAGATCCTTATATTCTTCGCAAGTGGGAAGTTGCCAAATATTTTCGCCGGTAAAAGCGGCAGCATTTTTCAATTGTTCCAGCCAGGATTCGTTATTAGTTAGCACAGCAGCATATCTATTTCCCAAAGCGCTAACTGCTGCTCCTGTTAAAGTGGCAATATCAATAATGCGGTCTGCGTGTTCTTTTTCTATGGCATAGTGGATTGCATCACATAAAGTTAAGCGTCCTTCAGCATCGGTATTTACTACTTCAATAGTTTTTCCGCTCATAGAAGTAATAACATCTCCAGCGTGATAAGCATCTCCCGAAATCATATTTTCACAGGCAGCAATGATGCCGATTACATTAACTTTCAGTTTCATAGAGGCAATGGCACTCATAGCTCCAAGAACTGCTGCAGCACCACCCATATCGTCTTTCATATTGGACATTCCCTGGGCACTTTTAATACAATAGCCGCCGCTATCAAAAGTGATGCCTTTGCCAATTAAAGCAATTGTATCCTGATGGTGGTCAGGATTTCCCAAATGACGCATAATAATAAGTTTCGGTTCATGAACTGAACCGCGTCCCACAGCTAAAAAGGCGTCCATTTTGATGCGTTTCAGTTTATCCAGGGAATGTACATCAATTGAAAACCCATATTGCAGCGCTGCCTGTTTAGCTGTTTCAGCAAGGGTTTCGGGAGTAATTACATTAGCCGGTTCATTAACCAGATTTCTGGCATAATTAGTTGTTTCGGCATAGATACGTCCTTCCACAATACCTCTGTTCAAATGGCGGGTATTTTTGGACAGGAACATATAATGCAAAGCTTCTATTTCGCTATCGTCTTTCCCTTTGCTGAGGTATTTATTAAACCTGTAGGAAACAATCAGAGCACTTTCTGCCAATACATGTCCAAAAGCCACTTCCGAAATAGGGCAGTTAAAACCTTGAAACAGAAAGATTTGTTTTGCCTTCAGCTTGCCTGCTAAACGAATGGCAGAACCTAAAAGCTGGCGAACCTTATTGGTATTAAGTTCGTTTTTATTGCCTCCACCCAAAAGAATGATGTTTTGCCTCTGCGTTCCGTTAATAACAGTGAAGTTTGCCAAACTCGCATACGCAAATTGGTAATCCTCCTTTTTGATATATGCCTGAATCAATTTAGCCAGTTCCGGTGGAAGTAACTCCACGCTATCCAAACGACCATTTTCATCCTGGAAGATAATCAGGCAATCCATATCTTCGGGAACTTTACGGATGATGTCAATCTTCATTATGAACTCCTTATTTTTATATTTGATTTTAAAAATCCTCAGTTAAGCTTAAATAATACATAGGTTTGGAAATACGGGAAAGGTCGGTAAGCCAGGCAATATCCAGTTTCAGAACAAAATAACCCAGGTTAATACGCGGTCCGAAGCCATAGCCAAATTTGATATCGTTTAGTTTGCCGTCAATCACACCCCTAAATTCGGAATTTTTATTCCAGGCAGTTCCAATATCGGCAAAAACGCTACCCCGAATATTGCGTAATTCCAAAGGTACGGGGAATGCCAGATTGATGTAATCAAAGAAGGGAAAACGCAATTCGGCAGAGCCCAAAATCATTTTCTCTCCGTCTATATCTTCATTTAATGCCCGCACACCATACAAACCGTCAAGATTAAAAAGTTGAGGTGATTCTCCGGTACTAATTCCTGCGCATAAACGACAAGCCAGAGAATAGCGTTTTTCAAAATAGTTGTAGCTGCGCAGATCAAGATAATTAGTATAATAATTGAATTCGTTTTT
The Candidatus Cloacimonas sp. DNA segment above includes these coding regions:
- a CDS encoding leucyl aminopeptidase; this encodes MKIDIIRKVPEDMDCLIIFQDENGRLDSVELLPPELAKLIQAYIKKEDYQFAYASLANFTVINGTQRQNIILLGGGNKNELNTNKVRQLLGSAIRLAGKLKAKQIFLFQGFNCPISEVAFGHVLAESALIVSYRFNKYLSKGKDDSEIEALHYMFLSKNTRHLNRGIVEGRIYAETTNYARNLVNEPANVITPETLAETAKQAALQYGFSIDVHSLDKLKRIKMDAFLAVGRGSVHEPKLIIMRHLGNPDHHQDTIALIGKGITFDSGGYCIKSAQGMSNMKDDMGGAAAVLGAMSAIASMKLKVNVIGIIAACENMISGDAYHAGDVITSMSGKTIEVVNTDAEGRLTLCDAIHYAIEKEHADRIIDIATLTGAAVSALGNRYAAVLTNNESWLEQLKNAAAFTGENIWQLPTCEEYKDLLKSEIADLKNSGGPFAGAITAGLFLKEFVQDKPWLHIDIAGTAFVDKETGIFPFGATGSGVRLLTTLLKYME